The Candidatus Sulfotelmatobacter sp. region CGGGCCCAACGGATAGCGCGGCGTGTTATGCGGAATCGCAGCGATCGGATAGTCGTGGTGCACCGCAGCCGGCGGGGTAGCGTGCAATCCCCAGACGAATCGATGCATTCCCGCGGCGGTTGAAAGTTGCCGTGGCGGTCGCACCCAGTACCGCGGTATCAGTTGCTTCTGCAATTCTTCTTCGGAGATATCGGGCTTATCCGTATTGGAAAAGCGCCGCATGAGATGGCCTTGCGCGTCCATTATTTCGAGCGTGACCGATCCTCCAGCGACGGACGCCTCGTCCGTTCCGCCGGGGCAAAGCCCAGCGGCCGCCGGCAAGTAGTAATCGATCACTGCGCCATCCGGCGGATTGGCCGCCGCCGGCTCGTCGGGCGGAAGCGGCGTGTCGGTATTGGTATCGCGCTGCACCCGATAGGCGGCCACCGGAGCAAGCAGGTGCACTCGGTTCGTCATCGCCGCAGTAGCCTGACGCAGCGGTTCGATGTCGTCGAGAATCCAGAACGCGCGGCCGTGCGTGGCCACGATCAGGTCGTTCTCGTGAATCCACAGGTCGCGCATCGAAGTGTGTGGCAGATTCAATTGCAGCGACTGCCAGTGATCGCCGTCGTCGAACGAAACCCACACAGCATTTTCCGTTCCGGCAAACAACAGGCCCTTGCGAACGGGATCCTCGCGCACCGTGTCGCAGGGACCGAAGTCGGGCAGGCCGGTAGTAATCAGCTTCCAGGTCTTACCGCTGTCATGCGTCCGGTAGACATAAGGATGGGCGTCGTCGATGCGGAACCGGCTGACCGACGCATAGGCAGTCTCGTTGTCAAAATGCGACGCCGAGATTTGCGTGACCTTGCTCCAGGCAGTCAGCTCGGGCGGCGTGATGTTGCTCCAGTTCTTGCCGCCGTCACGCGTGATCCAGATCTGGCCATCGTCAGTGCCCGCCCACAAATCGTTCAGGTTCTTAAACGACGGCGCCAGCGCATAGATAACGCCACGTCGCTTCTCCGCACCCGTGGGCGCCATTGCTCCAACACTGGCCGGAATGCCCGGACTTTCGCGAGTCAAATCCGGGCTGATCGTCTGCCAGGAATTTCCGCCGTCCGCCGTCACGAACAGCACGTTGCTGGCGAAATAGAGCACGTGTGGATCCACCGGAGAAAACATCAGCGGCTCGGTGCGGTCGGTGCGGTACTTGGAATTGCGCAGCGGAATCGGCGTCACGTTCTGCACTTCGCCGGTCGACCAGTGAAATTTGGAAACTTCCGTTCGCCCGCCGCCATAGACCACGTCAGCATCGAGCGGGTCCGGAGCGACATATCCATACTCGATCACCCCCACCGGATGCCAGTCGCGGAATGTAATCGCGCCGTCATTGCCGCGGCTGGAAATGCACACCGAGCCGCTCTCCTGCTGCCCCCCGCAGACGCGATAGGGGAACGCGTTGTCGGTGATCGCATGATAGATCTGTGCCGTCGGCTGGTTGTACCACGAACTCCAACTCTCGCCGCCATTCACCGTGACGATCGCGCCCTGATCGCTGACAATCAGAATAATATTGCCGTTGTTGGGATTGATCCAAAGATTCTGGTAATCGTCGCCGCCCGGCGCGCCGCGGAAACCCGACCACGTCTTTCCTCCGTCGGTCGACCGCATGGTCACCGTGCTGACCACGATCACGATGTCGGGATTTTTCGGATCGACCTTGGGAATCGAAAGATCGCCCCCGCCGATGCGGCCCGCCGGCCGCGGATCGTCCGTGATCTGCGCCCACGAGTCGCCCGCGTCGTCGGAGCGGTAAACGCTTAGTTTTCCCGAAGCCTGTGAGAGCGTGGCGTAGAGCCGCCGCGGATTGCTGGGCGCAATTGCCACGTAAATCTGCGACAAATCCTGCGGCAATCCATTGGTCAGCGCATGCCAGGTGCTGCCGCCGTCGGTAGACTTGAAAAGCCCGCCGCCCGTGCCATTAACAAGGTTGCCGTCCTCCCACGGCCCTTCGCGCGCCTGCCACATCGAGGCATACACCACATCGGGATTCGAGGGATCGATCTGAACATCGGACCCGCCGGTATTTTCGTCCTTGGAAATTACTTTCTGCCAGTTTTGACCGCCGTCGGTCGAGCGATAAATCCCGCGCTCCTCGCTCGGTCCATACGGATGGCCAAGTACAGCCGCAAACAGGCGATTCGGATCGCGCGGATCGACGGCGAGCGCCGGAATCTGTTGTCCATCTCTCAGGCCCAGATGCGTCCAGCTCTTGCCCGCGTCGGTGGATTTGTAAATGCCGTTGCCCACAGAAAGGTCGGGCCGATGCAATCCCTCGCCGCTGCCCACATAAATAATGTTGGGATCGGAAGGTGCGACCGCAATCGCGCCGATCGACTGCGAAGATTCGTGATCGAAAATCGGATTCCAGGTGCGCCCGTAGTCGTCCGTTTTCCACACGCCGCCATTCACCTGCCCGACATAAAAAACGTTAGGCTGGCTGGGAACGCCCGCCGCGGCGCGCGTGCGCCCCCCACGAAAGGGCCCGATCATCCGCCAATGCAATTCCTGATAAGTATTCTCGGCAACCTGTGCCCAGGTTATAGCTGTGAAAGTGAAAACTGCGCCCAGCACAAAGAGATGAAAGACAAGCAGACGAAGGACTACCCAGAATCGGATCACGTACGCCCCCCTCAGAAACGGCAAACGAGCAAGGATAAACCAAAACCGCAGTAACCGCTGCTTCTGTGGCGTGGGGACAGCCGCCCCCGGCTGTCCAGTCGAGCGAAGCTCGACTTGCCTTCGCTGGAATCGACCCGTCTGCCAGATTTGTATGGAAGCAGTCCGCCCCCGCATTTATGATGGCGGGGCTTTCCTTCTCATGCTTATCTCGAAAACACGTCGCAGTTTTCAATTTCTTGCCTTCCGCTGTTCCGTTGTCGCGCTCCTCCTCATTGGAGCGATGCCGAGCCGCGCACTAGAATCTTCCGCCCCTGAAAGCAAAGGCCTCCAGCCGATTCTCGCCTACATTTCCACCGCCTGGGACACACTCACCCGATCCATGACCGATTGCGCCACGCTGGTCGATCCCAAAATAAGCGTCGCTCCGGTGCTGTATCTCCCCAAGAACTTTCCCGAGCCGGCGGCCGTGCAGAAGCTGGCGACGGATTGCCACGTCCGCGTCGAACATCTTCCCATTGAAATCCACCGCCTCGGCGACATCGATACTTCTACATTCCAACCGCAAGGCCTGCTCTATCTCGAAAATAAGTACGTAGTTCCCGGTGGCCGTTTCAACGAGATGTACGGTTGGGACAGCTATTTCATCGTTCGCGGGCTTCTGCGAGCCGGCCGCGTGCAACTGGCGCGCGGCATGGTCGATAACTTCTTCTTCGAGATCGAACACTACGGCGCCATGCTCAACGCCAATCGCACCTACTATCTGACGCGCTCGCAGCCTCCCTTTCTCAGCTCAATGTTCGTCGATGTCTACCAGGCGATGCCCAGAGACAAGCCAGATGTCCCGTGGTTACAGCGCGCCTATGCAGACCTCAATAAAGATTACGAGATGTGGACCCGCGATCCCCATCTGGCCGGCCAGACCGGCCTCTCGCGCTACTACGACTTTGGCGAAGGCCCGCCCGCCGAGGCCGTGCAGGACGAATCCGGTTTCTACCGCAAAGCCGCGCAGTATTTCTTTTTGCATCCGGCGGTAGCAGACGATTATGTGGTCGAACTGCGCCCCGGCTCCGGCCCGCTCGCTTCCCGCGAAACCGTCACGAAGCAGGCCGTCGCGGGTGCTATCTATTCCCTGGACGTGTGCGATGTGTCTTCGACCATGGCGTCCCCCGAATGCGAGAGTCCGAAGCAATTCCGCCTCAGCGCGG contains the following coding sequences:
- a CDS encoding glycoside hydrolase, translating into MIRFWVVLRLLVFHLFVLGAVFTFTAITWAQVAENTYQELHWRMIGPFRGGRTRAAAGVPSQPNVFYVGQVNGGVWKTDDYGRTWNPIFDHESSQSIGAIAVAPSDPNIIYVGSGEGLHRPDLSVGNGIYKSTDAGKSWTHLGLRDGQQIPALAVDPRDPNRLFAAVLGHPYGPSEERGIYRSTDGGQNWQKVISKDENTGGSDVQIDPSNPDVVYASMWQAREGPWEDGNLVNGTGGGLFKSTDGGSTWHALTNGLPQDLSQIYVAIAPSNPRRLYATLSQASGKLSVYRSDDAGDSWAQITDDPRPAGRIGGGDLSIPKVDPKNPDIVIVVSTVTMRSTDGGKTWSGFRGAPGGDDYQNLWINPNNGNIILIVSDQGAIVTVNGGESWSSWYNQPTAQIYHAITDNAFPYRVCGGQQESGSVCISSRGNDGAITFRDWHPVGVIEYGYVAPDPLDADVVYGGGRTEVSKFHWSTGEVQNVTPIPLRNSKYRTDRTEPLMFSPVDPHVLYFASNVLFVTADGGNSWQTISPDLTRESPGIPASVGAMAPTGAEKRRGVIYALAPSFKNLNDLWAGTDDGQIWITRDGGKNWSNITPPELTAWSKVTQISASHFDNETAYASVSRFRIDDAHPYVYRTHDSGKTWKLITTGLPDFGPCDTVREDPVRKGLLFAGTENAVWVSFDDGDHWQSLQLNLPHTSMRDLWIHENDLIVATHGRAFWILDDIEPLRQATAAMTNRVHLLAPVAAYRVQRDTNTDTPLPPDEPAAANPPDGAVIDYYLPAAAGLCPGGTDEASVAGGSVTLEIMDAQGHLMRRFSNTDKPDISEEELQKQLIPRYWVRPPRQLSTAAGMHRFVWGLHATPPAAVHHDYPIAAIPHNTPRYPLGPTVLPGAYTVKLTVDGKTFSEPLIIKMDPRVKVSTAALEKKFNAETRLASLMNETSHAMQQGGSIRAQLDKLSAQANSTKDAVEANRKKLDSLLGGAGGLFAPPTPEVTLSRVNGNASTLYQEVWKVDAEPTTSQVEAISSTEQESADVLKKWNEFKSSDLPALNRQLRDAKIPEVEVEAALGYDEAQGDEE
- a CDS encoding trehalase family glycosidase yields the protein MPSRALESSAPESKGLQPILAYISTAWDTLTRSMTDCATLVDPKISVAPVLYLPKNFPEPAAVQKLATDCHVRVEHLPIEIHRLGDIDTSTFQPQGLLYLENKYVVPGGRFNEMYGWDSYFIVRGLLRAGRVQLARGMVDNFFFEIEHYGAMLNANRTYYLTRSQPPFLSSMFVDVYQAMPRDKPDVPWLQRAYADLNKDYEMWTRDPHLAGQTGLSRYYDFGEGPPAEAVQDESGFYRKAAQYFFLHPAVADDYVVELRPGSGPLASRETVTKQAVAGAIYSLDVCDVSSTMASPECESPKQFRLSADYYKGDRSMRESGFDVSFRFGPFGAATHHYAPVCLNSLLYKTEKDLEQISLWLGHAEDAKKWHQRAEARKKLINKHLWNAEQGLFFDFNFETKRMSTYQYASTFYPLWAGLATPEQAKAVAGNLKIFERPGGIPMSTYDSGAQWDLPYGWGNIEMLAIEGLRRYGYNADADRVSYEFLSTVAENFRRDGNIREKYNVVTRSSEAHVELGYEMNVVGFGWTNAAFLELLHALPKEMVDRLAKEQDQPLAAK